The Accipiter gentilis chromosome 14, bAccGen1.1, whole genome shotgun sequence genome contains a region encoding:
- the BHLHE23 gene encoding class E basic helix-loop-helix protein 23, whose translation MAELKSLGGEAYLALAPGYGPSAFAYGAVRGGAEGPRGAYAGGGGGGGGGGGGGGSDFHPGALGKSAESSGEQSGDEEDGFEAGVKGGAAFEREGKLKGGALGKKPKEQRSLRLSINARERRRMHDLNDALDGLRSVIPYAHSPSVRKLSKIATLLLAKNYILMQAQALEEMRRLVAYLNQGQTLSTPLPATLNPFGQSAVYPFGGAALPGCPEKCTAFTGAASALCKHCNDKP comes from the coding sequence ATGGCCGAGCTCAAGTCGCTGGGCGGCGAGGCGTACCTGGCGCTGGCCCCGGGCTACGGCCCGTCGGCTTTCGCCTACGGGGCGGTACGCGGCGGTGCCGAGGGCCCGCGGGGGGCCTacgcgggtggcggcggcggaggaggaggaggaggcggcggcggcgggtcggaCTTCCACCCCGGGGCGTTGGGCAAGTCGGCGGAGAGTAGCGGCGAGCAGAGCGGCGACGAGGAGGACGGCTTCGAGGCCGGGGTGAAGGGCGGCGCGGCCTTCGAGCGAGAGGGCAAGCTGAAGGGGGGAGCCCTGGGCAAGAAGCCCAAGGAGCAGCGCTCGCTTCGCCTCAGCATCAACGCGCGGGAGCGGCGGAGGATGCACGACCTGAACGACGCCCTGGACGGGCTGCGCTCCGTCATCCCTTACGCCCACAGCCCCTCGGTGCGGAAACTCTCCAAAATCGCCACCCTGCTCCTGGCCAAGAACTACATCCTCATGCAGGCGCAGGCCCTGGAGGAGATGAGGCGGCTGGTGGCCTACCTGAACCAGGGCCAGACGCTCAGCACCCCGCTGCCCGCCACCCTCAACCCCTTCGGACAGTCGGCCGTCTACCCCTTCGGCGGCGCGGCCTTGCCCGGCTGCCCCGAGAAATGCACTGCCTTCACAGGAGCCGCCTCCGCCCTCTGCAAACACTGTAATGACAAGCCTTGA